The Paraburkholderia agricolaris genome includes the window AACGCCCCCATGTGACCTGGGTGATCTCGCGCGGCAATGCTGTTTCGCCCGAGCGGCCGTAGAAGGCGTTATAGGCGTCCCACAGCGGCATCCAGGCGTCGAAGTCGGCGGGCGTGACGGGGCGGATTTGAATGGCTTCGGACATGAGTGTGGTTCCTTGTTGGGTGAGGGTGGCCGGCGAGTCGATCGGCCTCGCTAGGGCTGATTCGAACAGGCATAGACGGCAGCGCTGAATGCCTGTTCGCGCTCTATTTCGCCGGCGGTTGTTGCTGTAGCGGCGCCCACTTCGCTATTGCGCTGCGCCAGATTCTCGTTCACGCAGGCATCGAGCCTGGCGCGTGCCGTTGCCGCAGGCTCGAGCAGCCCATAGCCGTATGCCGCGCACGCCAGCGCCACGCACCACTTTACCGCGGCGCCATAGCCCCGGCGCGCGGTGACGGCGTGATGTGCGGGCGTGTTCATGGCATCGACCTCTCTCGCTGTATTCAGTGGCGCGTCTCTGGAACCGTCAGCATAAGAAATTTGTGGCACCATTGTTAGCACCACAAGAAAGCCAGAATTTGGAGCCACGAACTTGGACTACGGTCTGTTGATGTCGAACGTCGAGCGCGCAATGGGTGGGCGCAAGCTCACGCAGCAGGACCTGCTCTACGAGAGTCTGCGTCGCGCGATTCTCGATGGCGATATTCGTCATGGCAGCCGTCTTCTTGCTACGCGAGCGCTCGCCGAACAATTGGGCATTGCGCGCAACTCGGTGCTCTACGCCTACGAACGGTTGACCGACGAGGGCTTCATCACCGCGAGCCGGCACGGTTCTATCGTTAGCATGGTGAGTGGTTCAGTGAGCTCGATCGCCGCGGCAAGCGGCAGTGCGCAGACGCCGGAAAACCGTTTATCGCGCCGCGTCGCGGCTCTGCCGCGCGAACGCACGAGTCCGGACGATCCCACACCGTTTCGTCCTGGTGTGCCCGCACTCGATGAATTCCCGCTTGCGCAATGGCGTGCTTCAATGGAGCGCGCATGGCGTCTGGTCGAACCCGGCGAACTCGGGTACGGCAACAACGCCGGACATCCCGCATTGCGCCGCTCGATTGCGGAGTACGTGCGCGTGTCGCGCGGCGTGCGGTGTTCGGCGGAGCAGGTGTTCATCACGTCGGGCACGCAGGCGAGTCTCGATCTATGCGCGTGCATACTGGCCGACCCCGGCGACAGCGTCTGGGTCGAGGACCCTGGCTATCATGGCGCGAAGGCGGCGTTTCAGGCCGCCGGTTTGCAACTGGTGCCGATTCCTGTCGACGCCGCCGGCATCGCGCCGACGCCCGATCATTGGGAACAGACGCCGCCGCGCCTGATGTACATCACACCTTCGCATCAGTATCCGCTCGGCAGCGTGTTGAGTCTCGAGCGGCGCTGGTCGATCATCGAGAACGCGACGGCGCGCGGTGCATGGATCATCGAAGACGACTACGACAGCGAACTGCGCCATAGCGGCCCGCCGTTGCCGTCGATTCAGGGTCTCGCGGCCGACACACCGGTGATTTACCTCGGCACCTTCAGCAAGACGATGTTCCCGGCGTTGCGCATGGGCTTCATGGTCGTGCCGGCGCATCTTGTCGGCGAAATTGACGAGGCGCTCAGTGAGATCGCCCGGCAAGGGCGCGTGGCCGAGCAGGTCGCGTTGGCGGATTTCATCGATAGTGGGAAATATGCGCGGCATTTGCGGCGTATGCGGCGTCTCTATCAGCAGCGCCGCGCCGCGCTGGTGCAGGCAATCGAGCGGCATATGCATGACCTGGTGACGGTCTCGTCCGATGGCGGCGGCATGCATCTGACAATGCGGCTCGATGCGCCGCTGCGCGATCAGGACGTGAGCGCCGCAACACGTGAGCACGGTTTGCATATCGCCGCGCTCAGTGGGTTTTGCCAGCCATCCGCTGAAGATGCCTCGCGCTATAACGGCTTCATGCTCGGTTATGCGGGTATCAAGCCGCACGAAGCAGACGCGCTGGTGGCGCGACTCGCCGCCGTGGTGCGGGGGCTAGGCTAGCTGCCAATACGCGAGCGAAGGTCCTGGCGAACGATCAGGGCGCTTCCGCCCTGAGCCAACGCGCGAGCATGGCATCGTCATCCGTATCGAGCGCTTGTGCGACCCGGCGCCCGACGGCCGCACCGAATTTATAGCCGTGCCCCGAGCATGCCGATACCACCAGTGTGTTGCCGAGGCGCTTCGAAAAGAAGCGGCTATCCGCAGTAAACGTGTAGATGCAGGTTTTTACTTCGGTGACCGTATATTCGTCGATGCGGCTGAGCGGCGGTGAAAACAGGCGGCGCAGGCTGTCGCCCTCTCCGGGTGCCGCATCGCGATTGGCGTCAGGATCGGGTGCACGCGATTTGTGCACGCCGGCGCCAAACTTCAGACCAATGTCGTCGCTCGGCGGCAGCACGTAGCCGCCGCTGTCACCACCGATATCCACGATAGCGGGCGCATTCGACCACGCGTCCGCCAGATCCGCGGGCGGCTCCATATAGGCGACCGCATTGCGATAGGTCATCAGATTTTCGGCGAGTGCCGGGAATAACTGCAGCGTCCATGCGCCGGCGGTGACCACGAGCCGGTCGGCGCGGATGATGGTGTCGTCCTCGATTCGCACGGAGGCCGCATGCGCGTCGACTGCGAGCACCTTGGCATGGGTGCGAATCTCCGCGCCGCGCATCTTGAGCCACGCTTTCATATCGCGTGCGATGCGTTCGCTGAACAGCGCGCCGCCGTCGTGATCGAGGTAAGCGTAGCGAAACGTGGCGGGGTCGAGAAAGGGGTAGCGCCCGGCTGCTTCGTGCGGGTCGAGCAGTTCATACTCGAATTTCATCCGGTCGAGGCCGGTGCGGAATTGCGCGGCGCCATCGCTGGCATGTTGCGAAATGCCTAGCACGCCGCAGTTCGCATAGTGGGAGACGCCCAGGTCATTCCACAGCAGATCCCAACTGTCAAACGCCTCGCTGATGGTGCGTGCGTAGCCGTCGGCGTCACCATAGGCGCGGCGAATCATGCGGTGACGGTCGCCCGAGGCTGCGAGCGGATTCGGAATCGAGCCCTGCTCGATCAGCGTGATGTCGTGTCCCAGCTTCGAGAGCGACCATGCTGTGCTCAAGCCGGCAATCCCGGCGCCTATGATTGTCACCCGCATGCCATCTTCCCCCGAGTCGATGTATCCGGGTCAGAGTCTAGCAGTGGGAAAAATAAATCGATACGCGTTCTGGTGAATCGCCGCGCGAGCGGGCGAGGTCGATCCGGAGTGCTATCAAGTGTCGTCAAGCAGGCGGTGGTCTCCGCGCGCCGCCGTATCAGTGTTTGTGTTTCGACGTATGACGCAGCTTGTCGCGTACTTTCTTCGCGGCGAACAACGGCACGTAATCGAACACGCGCGCTTCGTGCCGGTAGTCGGCGAGTGTGTCTGCATACATCTTCGAGACCGTTTCCGCGGGGGTATCGGTTTCCTCTGCGATGCTTTTCACCACTTCGTCGACATTAGGCTCGGGTTGGGACATGGATATCTCCGGGGCAAGCGGGGTGGGCAGGTGGGGGTGAAATAAACAGGCGCGCACAACAGGAGTTTTATTAGAGGATGCGTTTGGCCGCGATACCAATTGAATCGACCTATCGTATGAACCGTTCCAGATAAATTTTTTGTCTTGCACTGCAGCAGGCGCCCGTACCGCGTGGCGGTGCGGGAAATCAATGTGTATGTCGATGATGAATATCCGGGAAATGCGCGTGCACGTGAGTGATCGGCGCATGGGCGTGCGCATGGGTGTGCGGCTCTTCGCCGTCCCACGGGAAATCGTGCTCGTGCTGGTGATGCGCATCGTGCCGATGACGATGCGTGTGGTCCAGCGGCGCGTGCGTGTGTGGATGCTCGTGACGTTCACGGATGTGCAGCCAGACGCCCAGAGTCATCAGTGCAGCGGCCACCCAGAATAGCGGCGGCGGCATTTCTGGCCACAGGAACCACGACAGGGTCACGCCGAATAGCGGCGCCACCGAAAAATAGGCGCCGGTACGCGCGGTGCCGAGATTGCGCAGTGCGACGACGAATAGCACGAGACTTACGCCGTAGCCCGCGAACCCCGTCAGCATGGCTAGCGCAACGGTTGGGACCTTAGGCCAGGTTGCACCAAAAGTGAGCGCGAGTGCCACGTTGACCGAACCGGCCACGAGTCCTTTTACGCAGGCAATGAACATGGCGTCGTTGGTCGACACCTTGCGTGTGAGGTTGTTGTCGACCGCCCAGCAGGCGCAGGCACCGATCAGCAGCAGCGTGCCTGCGGGCAGGCCGGTGGCGCCGGGCTGCCACGACAAGGCCACGCCGCCCGCGACGATTGCGACCATGCCAAGAAATACCTGGATGTCGACGTTCTCGCGGAACACGATCCACGCGATCAACGCGGTCAGGACGCCTTCGAGATTCAGCAGCAGCGAGCCGGTGGCGGCCGGGGTCGTCTTCAGGCCCAGCATCAACAGCGCCGGCCCCGCGATGCCGCCGGCCACGATTGCGCCGGCGAGCCACGGCATTTCGCGCGAAGGGAAACGGTGCTGATCGACCGGCTGCCCGTTCGCATGACCTTTCAGGCGGCGCGCCAGAATAATCGTGGCAAGGCCGATGCCGCTGCCGAGGTAGAACAGCCCGGCCAGCAGAAATGGCGACAGGGAGCCGAGCAGCGCCTTGGCGAGCGGCGTGGTGGCGCCGAACAAGGCGGCGGCGAGCAGCGCGGTGAATGCTGCATTGAAGCGGCTGGGCATGGGCGGGAAATTCGGTGAAGGCAGGCGTTGCCGACACGATACCCCGACCGGGTTGCGAACGCCTTACTTGGCTGATCTGCATTCGGATTGGGAATGCCGGCCGGGTGCATCCGATCCTGCCCTTACGACGTATAACCCGTGTCACCTTTGAACGAGGATCCGCATGCCGCCGCTCGCCGCCGCCGTGGTCGCCCTGATTGGGCTCGTTGCGATCTTCAGTGCCGTTTGGGCGTGGCAGTTGAAGACCGGGAACGCCGGCATGATCGACCCGGTCTGGGCCGGTTCGCTCGGTCTGGTCGCCGTGCTATACGCCGTGCTCGGCAACGGCGACCCGGTGTCGCGGGCGCTGACTGCGCTGGGTGGTCTGATTTGGGGTATGCGGCTCGGCACGCATCTGTGGAAACGAAATTACGGCAAGCCGGAAGACGCGCGCTATCGCAGCATTCGCGAAACGTGGGGCAACAAGGCCGCCGGCAAGATGTTCTGGCTCTTTCAGGCGCAAGTCGCGGTCTCGATGCTGCTGTCGATCGCCTTTATGGTGCCGTCTTACCGCAGCAGCCCACCGGCGATCGGCTGGATCGTGCTGGCTATCGCGTTGTGGATCGTGTCGGTAGTTGGCGAAAGCATCGCGGACCGGCAACTCAAACGTTTTGCACAGGACCCGGCCAATCACGACACCGTCTGCCGCGTGGGTTTGTGGCGCTATTCGCGGCATCCAAACTACTTCTTTGAATGCGTGCATTGGCTTGCTTACCTCGCGCTGTCGGTCGGCACGCCCTGGGGATGGTTCACGCTGCTGCCACCGGTGCTGATGGCGTTCCTTCTGCTGAAGCTCTCCGGCATCCCGCTGCTCGAAGAAAGCATGGCCAAAAGGCGCGCCGGTTACGCCGAGTACATGCGCACCACCAGCGCGCTGATTCCGTGGCCGCCGCGGCGTTGATGAACCGGCCAGGGTATTGGTGAACCTTCGGACGAGTCCGGAACAACGATAGGGAGTCAGCCTCATGAGCCTTTCCACCACCGGCCATACCATGCCGCCGCCGTCTCCCGCTGAGTCGCGCGATAGCTGGCTGATCCAATGCTGCGAACGCGGCTGGCTGCCCGATGGCCTGATCCGTTGTGGCATGCGTCAACTGATGCGCCAGCGTTTGCGCGACGAAGCGATCGACAACGGCGAGCTGCGCGCGCAACGGCTCAATCGTCTGCTGGATCACTTGCGCGCGAGTCCGATTGCTATCGAAACGCAGGCCGCCAACACGCAGCACTATGAGGTGCCGGCGTCGTTCTTTCATGCGCATCTCGGAGCGCATCTGAAGTATTCGTGCTGTTTGTACCCGACCGGCGACGAGACGCTCGCGCAAGCCGAAGTGGCGATGCTGGAGTGCTATGCCGAACGCGCTGAGCTGGCCGACGGTCAGCGGATTCTCGATCTCGGTTGCGGATGGGGTTCGTTGTCGTTGTGGCTGGCGGCGCGTTACCCGCACGCGCAGATTGTCGCGCTCTCGAATTCGCACGGGCAGCGCGCGTTCATCGAAGCGCGTGCGGCAGAGCGCGGCTTGCGCAATCTTTCGGTGGTCACGGGCAATGTCGTCGATTTCGAATTCGACGAAGCGCAGCGTGGCGATGGCTTCGATCGCGTGGTTTCGATCGAAATGTTCGAGCATATGAAGAACTACGGGCTGCTGCTTGCCAAAATTTCGCGCTGGATGCGCGACGACGCGAAGCTGTTCGTGCATCTCTTCGCGCATCGCACGCTGGCATATCACTTTCAGGTGCAGGACGGCAGCGACTGGATGTCGAAGTACTTTTTCACCGGTGGCACGATGCCGTCCGAAGCGCTCCTGCTGAACTTTCAGGACGATCTGCGGATGGAGCGGCAATGGTGGGTGAGTGGCGCACATTACGAGCGCACGGCGAATCAATGGCTCGCCGCGCTCGACGCGGCGCGTGATCGTGTGATGCCGATGCTCGTCGAGACGTATGGTGCGCGCGACGCGGCCGTGTGGCTGCAGCGGTGGCGGATGTTCTACATGGCCGTGGCTGAGTTATTCGGCTACGCGAAGGGGAACGAGTGGGGCGTGGGGCACTACCGGTTGGTGAAGCGGTGAACAGTGTCGGCGTTCGTCTAGCTGTTTGCACGGTCGGCCGTGTCCCAAATTCGTGACCAGTTCTGCTCCGTGTTGACAATCTACAAGGTCAATGTTTAACTGTCAGAAATCGCCATATTATGCGTCACGACGCCGCATTGAGGTCCGGAGCCCCTAGTGGGGCGGCCCGTCTGGTCCGATTGCGGCGGCAGGCGAGGTGGATGGGCGTCATGCCCTGAGGCGCTATGAAGGCGATCGAAACAAGTTGAAGCGTTTGATTCATGCGGAACATTGCGACTGCCGTGTATTCCATGCAAGACGAGACGAAGGGCCGAACATCGAAAAAGACTGAGAGACGCTTTCCGTAGACCCCCATAGAACTCCGCGATCTTCCGCGCTTGCTCGTCAATCGCGAATCGTATTTCCGACTCTGCGAGTCAGGGATTTTGCTGCTTTAAATTCTCGTATGAAATAAACGCCGCATACATAGGATTCCTGCTTGTTCATTATTTGAAAATAGTTGGTGTGGGACGAAATAAGGCGTTAATTCCCAAATTTTGGTTTAGAAACGAAAGCGTTGTTTATTTTCGGGGCGTTGTCATAGAATCGCCGTCAAACTAAGCCAGAAGGTGGCGCCGCGCACGGCGGGCGGTCTCATATATGAGAGAAAAGTCAGACTATTTCCATCATCGCTATGGTAAACCTCATCATGTATAGACCTTATTTTTTTAGGTCTACGAATGGATATAGTGTGAGCGCGATTTTTTAATTAACGATTCAACAAATATTTCCAATTATTGAAGAAAAATCTCATTGGACGGCACACCGTTTTAAATAAATGGGATTCGTGCGGCATCGCCTTTTTGGCTATGGCGGTGTAAAGCCACGGCAATTTCATTGGAAAACTATAAGCGAAGGCGGGAATCCCAAAGACGACCTCGCGCACAAATAACAGAAGGAGACAATCGTGAAGCAAAATTTCTTATCCCCCGTTG containing:
- a CDS encoding PLP-dependent aminotransferase family protein codes for the protein MDYGLLMSNVERAMGGRKLTQQDLLYESLRRAILDGDIRHGSRLLATRALAEQLGIARNSVLYAYERLTDEGFITASRHGSIVSMVSGSVSSIAAASGSAQTPENRLSRRVAALPRERTSPDDPTPFRPGVPALDEFPLAQWRASMERAWRLVEPGELGYGNNAGHPALRRSIAEYVRVSRGVRCSAEQVFITSGTQASLDLCACILADPGDSVWVEDPGYHGAKAAFQAAGLQLVPIPVDAAGIAPTPDHWEQTPPRLMYITPSHQYPLGSVLSLERRWSIIENATARGAWIIEDDYDSELRHSGPPLPSIQGLAADTPVIYLGTFSKTMFPALRMGFMVVPAHLVGEIDEALSEIARQGRVAEQVALADFIDSGKYARHLRRMRRLYQQRRAALVQAIERHMHDLVTVSSDGGGMHLTMRLDAPLRDQDVSAATREHGLHIAALSGFCQPSAEDASRYNGFMLGYAGIKPHEADALVARLAAVVRGLG
- a CDS encoding NAD(P)/FAD-dependent oxidoreductase, with product MRVTIIGAGIAGLSTAWSLSKLGHDITLIEQGSIPNPLAASGDRHRMIRRAYGDADGYARTISEAFDSWDLLWNDLGVSHYANCGVLGISQHASDGAAQFRTGLDRMKFEYELLDPHEAAGRYPFLDPATFRYAYLDHDGGALFSERIARDMKAWLKMRGAEIRTHAKVLAVDAHAASVRIEDDTIIRADRLVVTAGAWTLQLFPALAENLMTYRNAVAYMEPPADLADAWSNAPAIVDIGGDSGGYVLPPSDDIGLKFGAGVHKSRAPDPDANRDAAPGEGDSLRRLFSPPLSRIDEYTVTEVKTCIYTFTADSRFFSKRLGNTLVVSACSGHGYKFGAAVGRRVAQALDTDDDAMLARWLRAEAP
- a CDS encoding DUF3562 domain-containing protein, whose amino-acid sequence is MSQPEPNVDEVVKSIAEETDTPAETVSKMYADTLADYRHEARVFDYVPLFAAKKVRDKLRHTSKHKH
- a CDS encoding DMT family transporter — its product is MPSRFNAAFTALLAAALFGATTPLAKALLGSLSPFLLAGLFYLGSGIGLATIILARRLKGHANGQPVDQHRFPSREMPWLAGAIVAGGIAGPALLMLGLKTTPAATGSLLLNLEGVLTALIAWIVFRENVDIQVFLGMVAIVAGGVALSWQPGATGLPAGTLLLIGACACWAVDNNLTRKVSTNDAMFIACVKGLVAGSVNVALALTFGATWPKVPTVALAMLTGFAGYGVSLVLFVVALRNLGTARTGAYFSVAPLFGVTLSWFLWPEMPPPLFWVAAALMTLGVWLHIRERHEHPHTHAPLDHTHRHRHDAHHQHEHDFPWDGEEPHTHAHAHAPITHVHAHFPDIHHRHTH
- a CDS encoding DUF1295 domain-containing protein; translated protein: MPPLAAAVVALIGLVAIFSAVWAWQLKTGNAGMIDPVWAGSLGLVAVLYAVLGNGDPVSRALTALGGLIWGMRLGTHLWKRNYGKPEDARYRSIRETWGNKAAGKMFWLFQAQVAVSMLLSIAFMVPSYRSSPPAIGWIVLAIALWIVSVVGESIADRQLKRFAQDPANHDTVCRVGLWRYSRHPNYFFECVHWLAYLALSVGTPWGWFTLLPPVLMAFLLLKLSGIPLLEESMAKRRAGYAEYMRTTSALIPWPPRR
- a CDS encoding SAM-dependent methyltransferase, producing MSLSTTGHTMPPPSPAESRDSWLIQCCERGWLPDGLIRCGMRQLMRQRLRDEAIDNGELRAQRLNRLLDHLRASPIAIETQAANTQHYEVPASFFHAHLGAHLKYSCCLYPTGDETLAQAEVAMLECYAERAELADGQRILDLGCGWGSLSLWLAARYPHAQIVALSNSHGQRAFIEARAAERGLRNLSVVTGNVVDFEFDEAQRGDGFDRVVSIEMFEHMKNYGLLLAKISRWMRDDAKLFVHLFAHRTLAYHFQVQDGSDWMSKYFFTGGTMPSEALLLNFQDDLRMERQWWVSGAHYERTANQWLAALDAARDRVMPMLVETYGARDAAVWLQRWRMFYMAVAELFGYAKGNEWGVGHYRLVKR